From Roseibium alexandrii DFL-11, the proteins below share one genomic window:
- the parA gene encoding ParA family partition ATPase — MSGRILTVAQQKGGSGKTTLAAHLAVALAAKSGEPVAILDVDPQGSLGTWYEAREETLGEDETGLEFRTASGWGARREARSLARSHGYVIIDTPPKTDTDAKPAIDAADFVIVPIQPTPVDLWATSQTIDLAAREDTPALLVMNRVPPRASLTGEMADAIAASGYDTLGARLGNRTVFASAMGRGASVTENAPSSKAAQEVNLLIEELVSRVG, encoded by the coding sequence ATGTCCGGACGAATTCTTACAGTTGCACAACAAAAAGGCGGGTCCGGTAAAACAACCCTTGCAGCACATCTTGCTGTTGCACTGGCAGCGAAATCCGGGGAACCGGTTGCTATCCTGGACGTCGATCCGCAAGGTTCGTTGGGTACCTGGTACGAGGCGCGCGAAGAAACGCTCGGGGAAGATGAGACCGGTCTGGAATTCCGGACTGCCTCCGGATGGGGTGCCCGTCGGGAAGCCCGGTCTCTGGCGCGCTCTCACGGGTATGTCATCATCGATACGCCGCCGAAAACGGATACGGATGCCAAACCCGCAATTGATGCTGCCGACTTCGTGATCGTTCCGATCCAGCCAACCCCTGTTGACCTTTGGGCAACATCCCAGACCATCGATTTGGCAGCCCGGGAAGATACGCCCGCGCTCCTGGTCATGAACCGGGTGCCACCGCGAGCCTCGTTGACCGGTGAAATGGCCGATGCGATTGCCGCATCCGGCTATGACACATTGGGGGCACGCCTAGGAAACCGGACCGTGTTTGCCTCTGCGATGGGCCGCGGAGCGTCCGTGACCGAAAACGCACCGTCCAGCAAAGCTGCTCAGGAAGTTAATCTATTGATTGAAGAGCTGGTCTCCCGCGTCGGCTGA
- a CDS encoding tetratricopeptide repeat-containing diguanylate cyclase codes for MDARTVPALDGRPLAFNLSWLERWRGNFKTAGELAEVAFQSMSKQSDPEGWAELLVVKAVCAYSVGDHKLADEFLKDGFETLGPHAESGAGIEVLTILATLRQYSENYDEALTHLRDALQIAEDTGLYFEPGRVLHNLCRVNCLAGNIDAALDAGQQSVEQNRSRRNAIMLPYAEEVYAGALVASGNYELAREEAEKGLRAAVFSDDPRVTCQLHFAIGSSYLKERRPADALKVFEQGLKEATAFDYHLWIRNFHLHLSQTHEAIGTYQQALSHLKVYAEMQATQFKVEAHRQSYELRSQLEYQLARRSAEYERELRDQSVRLNTELVQANETLQMLNRRIEHNALHDALTGIGNRRMMTQYFGRAEQSDKSSDEIAALLIDLDGFKSINDRFGHATGDEVIKVISERLRTLLLDQELLVRMGGDEFLVASTVRTEQGELAKLAQDILDRINQPIDLPGDQGAVGASIGISVTRIRPNLERSLLQAADEAMYAAKRSGRNQAFMEPAPAKTGS; via the coding sequence ATGGATGCCCGAACGGTGCCTGCCTTGGACGGGCGGCCGCTTGCCTTCAATTTATCTTGGCTGGAGCGCTGGCGCGGCAACTTCAAAACCGCCGGTGAACTGGCGGAGGTAGCATTCCAATCCATGTCCAAACAGTCCGATCCGGAAGGATGGGCAGAGCTTCTCGTGGTCAAGGCCGTTTGCGCCTACAGCGTCGGCGACCACAAGCTCGCAGACGAGTTCCTGAAGGACGGTTTTGAAACGCTTGGCCCGCATGCGGAGAGCGGTGCCGGTATTGAAGTGCTAACCATCCTGGCAACCTTGCGCCAGTACTCGGAAAACTATGACGAGGCCCTGACTCATCTTCGCGATGCCTTGCAGATCGCGGAGGACACCGGTCTTTATTTCGAGCCCGGGCGCGTGTTGCACAATCTTTGCCGCGTCAATTGCCTTGCCGGAAATATTGATGCTGCGCTCGATGCAGGCCAGCAAAGTGTTGAACAGAACCGGTCGCGGCGGAACGCGATCATGCTGCCCTATGCTGAGGAGGTTTATGCCGGCGCGCTTGTTGCCAGCGGAAACTATGAACTGGCCCGCGAAGAAGCTGAAAAAGGTCTGAGGGCGGCAGTTTTCAGCGATGATCCCCGTGTTACTTGCCAGCTGCATTTTGCGATCGGTTCAAGCTACTTGAAAGAGAGACGTCCAGCGGATGCGCTGAAGGTCTTTGAACAAGGTCTCAAGGAAGCGACCGCTTTCGATTATCACCTATGGATCCGGAACTTTCACCTGCACCTCTCCCAAACCCACGAAGCCATTGGCACGTACCAGCAGGCGCTGTCGCATCTCAAAGTCTATGCCGAGATGCAGGCGACGCAGTTCAAGGTTGAAGCGCACCGGCAAAGCTATGAATTGCGGAGCCAGCTGGAGTACCAGCTCGCCCGCCGCAGCGCGGAGTACGAACGTGAGCTTCGCGATCAAAGCGTCCGGCTGAATACAGAATTGGTCCAGGCCAATGAGACGCTGCAGATGTTGAACCGGCGCATTGAACACAACGCCCTGCACGATGCGCTTACCGGCATCGGCAACAGGCGCATGATGACCCAGTATTTCGGCCGGGCAGAACAGTCCGATAAGAGCTCTGATGAAATTGCGGCCCTTCTTATCGACCTTGACGGCTTCAAATCCATCAATGACCGGTTTGGTCACGCGACGGGCGATGAAGTCATCAAGGTCATCAGTGAGCGCTTGAGAACACTCCTGCTTGATCAGGAACTTCTGGTCCGCATGGGCGGGGACGAGTTTCTGGTGGCCTCAACGGTAAGAACGGAACAGGGCGAGCTGGCAAAGCTCGCGCAAGATATCCTTGACCGCATCAACCAGCCGATAGATTTGCCCGGCGATCAAGGAGCGGTCGGTGCGAGTATCGGAATTTCCGTTACAAGGATCCGGCCAAATCTTGAACGCAGCCTGCTTCAGGCAGCGGACGAGGCGATGTATGCCGCCAAACGATCTGGCCGCAATCAGGCGTTCATGGAACCGGCTCCCGCAAAAACCGGCTCATAA
- a CDS encoding lytic murein transglycosylase, with protein sequence MRRRSSSVFSSVMMLAVLGAASLATPALAIESCVASLKQQAISAGVRPEVAQKMLSGAKYDEKVIRFSTAQPEFKTEIWDYMAFLVDPQRIQDGKANLKKHARTLDAVEKRYGVDKHIVLAVWGVESDYGNFRGDFYTPHALANLVCAGKRRQKYFRGELMKTLQIASRGDVRMEDFKGSWAGAFGQTQFMPTTFASLAVDFDGDGRKDLVNSVPDALASTANFLKNAGWRNSRLWGFEVKVPKGYSGPSGRKNYASMSTWTKRGLRNLDGSTFKSKADTALIRPAGANGPAFLVTRNFKALRSYNASTSYGLAIAVLSELVSGGDPIMTPWPTDNPGLSRAQRLELQKLLNKNGFNVGEPDGKVGPMTRKGIRAAEAKYGMPVTGRPSWNVYYALGGR encoded by the coding sequence ATGCGGCGGAGATCTTCAAGTGTTTTCTCTTCGGTCATGATGTTGGCGGTTTTGGGGGCGGCCAGCCTTGCAACGCCTGCATTGGCGATTGAAAGCTGCGTCGCGTCGCTGAAACAGCAAGCGATTTCTGCAGGCGTCCGGCCGGAGGTTGCCCAGAAAATGCTATCTGGCGCGAAATACGACGAGAAAGTCATCCGCTTTTCAACGGCTCAGCCGGAGTTCAAGACCGAAATCTGGGACTACATGGCGTTCCTCGTTGATCCGCAGCGGATTCAGGACGGCAAGGCAAACCTGAAAAAGCATGCCCGGACGCTGGATGCGGTCGAAAAACGCTACGGCGTCGACAAGCACATTGTATTGGCAGTCTGGGGAGTTGAGAGCGATTACGGCAATTTCCGCGGCGATTTCTATACTCCGCACGCCCTTGCCAATCTGGTGTGTGCCGGCAAACGACGGCAAAAGTATTTCCGCGGCGAGCTGATGAAAACGCTTCAGATTGCCTCGCGCGGCGATGTCCGGATGGAAGACTTCAAAGGGTCCTGGGCCGGGGCCTTTGGCCAAACCCAGTTCATGCCGACAACGTTTGCCAGTCTTGCCGTCGATTTTGATGGAGACGGGCGCAAGGACCTTGTGAACTCTGTTCCGGATGCCTTGGCATCCACGGCGAACTTCCTGAAAAACGCCGGATGGCGGAACAGCCGTTTGTGGGGGTTTGAGGTGAAGGTGCCCAAGGGCTATTCCGGTCCGTCCGGCCGCAAGAACTATGCCTCCATGAGCACATGGACCAAGCGCGGTCTTAGAAATCTCGACGGCAGTACCTTCAAAAGCAAGGCAGACACGGCGTTGATCCGGCCAGCCGGTGCAAACGGCCCGGCATTTCTCGTGACGCGCAATTTCAAGGCGCTCAGATCCTACAACGCGTCGACGTCTTATGGTCTCGCAATCGCGGTGCTTTCAGAGCTTGTTTCCGGTGGTGATCCGATCATGACGCCCTGGCCGACAGACAATCCCGGTCTTTCCAGAGCGCAGCGCCTTGAGCTGCAAAAGCTCTTGAACAAGAACGGGTTCAATGTCGGAGAACCGGACGGCAAGGTTGGCCCGATGACGCGGAAGGGCATTCGGGCTGCGGAAGCGAAATACGGCATGCCCGTCACCGGGCGCCCCTCCTGGAACGTCTATTACGCACTTGGTGGGCGGTAG
- the phnE gene encoding phosphonate ABC transporter, permease protein PhnE yields MSNDTLEPVVTPNDVWQNVRKRAWITIAVPLGVLAYLSYTWFAFGVPELLSKAQPERAVILATDSVAHKIHVTKLLRRDILEVAIEGERRATFEETNMPDWVAVDDTDATVDLGDGYLVEIIGKRMDFTVPGYGVVTGIATNTGVDIILPEGDVPDYVKANPKKLDVRPTLDRRVQVTRTKIEVHNYFGGWENFWFPFHSELYGMSFSQLYALALSADRMDPNYSNLWFMVHEFLENPDWQHGEIFVALFETIMMAVLGTITAALFGLPLAFLAARNFTPSMFLRFGTRRLFDFLRGIDMLIWSLIFIRAFGLGPLTGALAIAFTDTGSLGKLFSEALENIDNKQVEGVRATGANQWQRYRFGVIPQILPVFVSQVLYYLESNTRSATVIGALGAGGIGLMLVETMKTSRDWENTSYIIILTIVVVIIMDQTSGWLRRKLIEGK; encoded by the coding sequence ATGTCAAATGATACGCTCGAACCGGTCGTAACGCCGAACGATGTCTGGCAAAACGTGCGCAAGCGCGCATGGATCACGATTGCTGTCCCGCTTGGTGTCCTTGCCTATCTTTCCTACACTTGGTTTGCCTTTGGCGTTCCTGAGCTTTTGTCCAAGGCGCAGCCAGAGCGGGCGGTAATCCTCGCAACGGATTCTGTGGCCCACAAAATCCATGTCACCAAACTTTTGCGCCGGGACATTCTTGAAGTGGCCATCGAAGGGGAGCGCCGCGCGACCTTCGAAGAAACAAACATGCCCGACTGGGTCGCGGTTGATGATACCGACGCTACAGTCGATCTCGGCGATGGTTATCTTGTCGAGATTATTGGAAAGCGGATGGACTTCACTGTCCCAGGCTACGGTGTTGTAACCGGGATCGCGACCAATACCGGTGTCGATATTATCCTGCCAGAAGGGGATGTGCCTGACTACGTGAAGGCCAACCCGAAGAAACTGGACGTTCGGCCGACACTCGACCGCCGGGTGCAGGTGACTCGTACAAAGATCGAAGTGCACAATTACTTCGGCGGCTGGGAGAACTTCTGGTTCCCGTTCCATTCCGAACTCTATGGTATGTCCTTCAGCCAGCTCTACGCTCTCGCACTCAGTGCAGACCGGATGGACCCGAATTACTCGAACCTATGGTTCATGGTTCATGAGTTTCTGGAAAACCCGGACTGGCAGCACGGGGAGATTTTCGTCGCTCTGTTTGAAACGATCATGATGGCCGTGCTTGGCACCATAACTGCGGCGCTGTTTGGTCTGCCGCTGGCGTTTCTCGCGGCGCGGAACTTCACGCCATCCATGTTCCTTCGGTTTGGAACACGTCGGTTGTTCGATTTCCTGCGCGGTATCGACATGCTGATCTGGTCGCTGATCTTCATCCGCGCCTTTGGCCTCGGACCATTGACGGGCGCGCTGGCAATTGCCTTCACCGACACAGGCTCGCTCGGCAAGCTGTTTTCCGAAGCGTTGGAAAACATTGACAACAAGCAGGTGGAAGGTGTGCGGGCGACTGGTGCCAACCAGTGGCAGCGGTACCGGTTTGGTGTGATCCCGCAGATCCTGCCTGTCTTCGTTTCTCAGGTGCTTTACTATCTGGAATCAAACACGCGCTCCGCGACAGTTATTGGTGCTCTTGGCGCTGGAGGTATCGGGCTGATGCTGGTCGAAACGATGAAAACCTCACGTGACTGGGAGAACACCAGCTACATCATCATTTTAACGATTGTGGTGGTGATCATCATGGATCAGACGTCCGGCTGGCTGCGCCGCAAGCTGATCGAAGGCAAATAA
- the phnE gene encoding phosphonate ABC transporter, permease protein PhnE, whose protein sequence is MAVAAMEEEILSLRKRRQLYSLIGLLLVVAVMVSGYSKSNDMNSGGFLQGLSKFFDYPGEIVVEAWEAGPAFFGLIIQYIPAMLETLNIAAVATLIGGAMAVVLAMASTRNVDSWGPLIPVVRRMMDIMRAFPELIIALFLIFVLGSSPVPAMIAVAFHTAGALGKLFSEVNENIDRKPIEGLSACGANWVQRIRFAVMPQVAPNYLSYFLLRLEINVRASAILGFVGAGGIGQELRRTIGWGQGAGDETAAIFVLLFLTIMIIDQSSSYLRGKLVGSGRAH, encoded by the coding sequence ATGGCCGTCGCTGCAATGGAAGAGGAAATCCTCTCCTTACGCAAACGCCGTCAGCTCTATTCGCTGATCGGACTTTTGTTGGTCGTTGCTGTTATGGTTTCGGGATACTCGAAATCCAACGACATGAACTCCGGCGGTTTTCTGCAGGGCCTGAGCAAGTTTTTCGATTATCCAGGCGAGATCGTTGTCGAAGCCTGGGAGGCCGGGCCGGCTTTTTTCGGTCTGATTATTCAATATATCCCGGCGATGTTGGAAACCCTTAATATCGCTGCGGTGGCGACGCTTATTGGCGGAGCTATGGCGGTTGTTCTCGCAATGGCTTCGACCCGCAACGTCGACAGCTGGGGACCGCTGATACCGGTCGTTCGCCGCATGATGGACATCATGCGGGCCTTTCCGGAATTGATCATCGCGTTGTTTCTGATCTTCGTTTTAGGGTCCAGCCCGGTTCCGGCCATGATTGCGGTGGCGTTTCATACAGCTGGCGCGCTTGGCAAACTGTTTTCCGAAGTGAATGAAAACATCGACCGCAAGCCTATTGAAGGTTTGAGTGCCTGTGGGGCCAATTGGGTGCAACGGATCCGCTTTGCGGTGATGCCCCAGGTGGCGCCGAATTACCTCAGCTATTTCCTGCTGCGTCTTGAGATCAACGTGAGGGCTTCGGCTATCCTCGGTTTCGTTGGCGCGGGCGGCATCGGCCAGGAATTGCGTAGGACAATTGGCTGGGGGCAGGGCGCCGGCGATGAAACCGCCGCGATCTTCGTGCTCCTGTTTCTCACCATTATGATCATCGACCAGTCATCGTCCTATCTCCGGGGCAAGCTGGTTGGATCCGGCCGCGCGCACTAA
- the phnD gene encoding phosphonate ABC transporter substrate-binding protein, which yields MKLVSKVAALAAVSMIALNATSAVAEEITEFRIGILGGENASDRLRAYTCLEEKTADLLGVPVKLFAPADYNGVIEGLLGGNLDMAWLGASSYAKVYLTDPEAVDPVLVKVNVDGGYGYYSIGFARVDNEINSLEDMKGKVFGFGDPNSTSGYLIPSIAIPQEGYSMAPGEYFGDVKFTGGHEQTIVAVSNGDIDAGVTWADGLGEWEDGYNSGALRKASDAGLVDMTELREIWRSPVIPEGPIVLSKKLPEDVKIKMTALMASLNSLDPECAYGVAAGETKGFMPITHEAYVNIVEARKAKNKN from the coding sequence ATGAAACTGGTTTCCAAAGTTGCTGCGCTGGCTGCAGTCAGCATGATCGCTCTGAACGCAACTTCTGCCGTTGCTGAAGAAATCACTGAATTCCGCATCGGTATTCTCGGCGGCGAAAACGCTTCCGATCGTCTGCGTGCATATACTTGCCTTGAAGAAAAAACCGCTGATCTTCTCGGTGTTCCGGTCAAGCTGTTCGCACCGGCTGACTACAACGGCGTGATCGAAGGCCTGCTCGGCGGCAACCTCGACATGGCTTGGCTCGGCGCATCGTCTTACGCCAAAGTCTATCTGACCGACCCGGAAGCTGTTGATCCGGTTTTGGTAAAAGTCAATGTTGACGGCGGTTACGGCTACTATTCCATCGGGTTTGCTCGCGTTGACAACGAAATCAACTCCCTGGAAGACATGAAGGGCAAGGTCTTCGGCTTTGGTGATCCGAACTCCACCTCCGGTTACCTCATCCCGTCCATCGCCATCCCGCAGGAAGGTTATTCCATGGCGCCGGGTGAGTACTTCGGCGACGTAAAATTCACCGGCGGCCACGAGCAGACAATCGTTGCCGTATCCAACGGCGACATCGACGCTGGCGTTACCTGGGCCGACGGCCTTGGTGAGTGGGAAGACGGCTACAACTCCGGCGCTCTGCGTAAAGCGTCCGATGCTGGCCTGGTTGACATGACCGAACTGCGTGAAATCTGGCGTTCGCCGGTGATTCCGGAAGGTCCGATCGTTCTTTCCAAGAAGCTTCCGGAAGACGTCAAAATCAAAATGACCGCTCTGATGGCTTCTCTGAACTCCCTCGATCCTGAGTGCGCGTACGGCGTTGCTGCTGGTGAGACCAAAGGCTTCATGCCGATCACTCATGAAGCTTACGTCAACATCGTTGAAGCACGTAAAGCAAAGAACAAGAACTAA
- the phnC gene encoding phosphonate ABC transporter ATP-binding protein: MIQFQDVTKTFGSRTAVNKVSFNIDKPQMVGIIGRSGAGKSTLLRMINRLTPATSGQILFNNRDILSLKGGMMRRWQRDCAMVFQQFNLVPRLDVVTNVMLGRLNGHGTLKSLFNIFGQDDVNSALAALDRLGIAQEATKRAEELSGGQQQRVAIARALMQDPHMILADEPIASLDPMNAKIVMDALREIHVRDHKIVICNLHTLDTARTYCDRVIGMRDGFIVFDGAPDALTTNVAREIYGADESFNEAATSTAIDAGQSGTQESAGAVAPAAAAV, encoded by the coding sequence GTGATTCAATTTCAGGACGTCACCAAGACCTTTGGGTCCCGGACTGCGGTGAACAAGGTATCTTTCAACATTGATAAACCGCAGATGGTTGGCATTATCGGCCGCTCCGGTGCAGGCAAATCGACCTTGCTGCGCATGATCAACCGGTTGACGCCGGCAACTTCCGGTCAGATCCTCTTTAATAACCGCGATATTTTGAGCCTCAAAGGCGGCATGATGCGCCGCTGGCAGCGTGACTGCGCGATGGTGTTCCAGCAGTTCAATCTGGTGCCGCGCCTGGATGTGGTGACCAACGTCATGCTCGGCCGCTTGAACGGCCATGGCACACTGAAGAGCCTCTTTAACATTTTCGGCCAGGACGATGTGAACAGTGCACTTGCTGCGCTAGACCGGCTTGGGATTGCCCAAGAGGCAACAAAACGGGCCGAGGAGCTGTCCGGCGGCCAGCAGCAGCGCGTGGCGATTGCGCGGGCGCTGATGCAAGATCCGCACATGATACTGGCGGATGAACCGATCGCGTCTCTTGACCCGATGAACGCCAAGATCGTGATGGACGCGCTGCGTGAAATCCATGTGCGCGACCACAAGATTGTCATTTGTAACCTGCATACGCTCGACACAGCACGCACCTACTGCGACCGCGTGATCGGAATGCGGGATGGTTTCATCGTCTTTGATGGCGCGCCGGATGCGCTGACCACGAATGTGGCGCGCGAAATCTACGGCGCTGATGAAAGTTTCAACGAGGCGGCCACATCGACCGCCATCGATGCCGGGCAGTCCGGCACCCAAGAATCCGCCGGTGCGGTGGCCCCGGCGGCAGCAGCGGTCTGA
- a CDS encoding DapH/DapD/GlmU-related protein, protein MSAPHQKPGLTEAPNVHPDAVVQNCELGKWTEVGALTEMRESQMDDYSYIVQEGDVVWSTIGKFCSIARRVRLNPGNHATWRASQHHFSYRAAAYGLGDDDQEFFQWRKDDWVTIGHDVWIGHNVTVLAGVTIGTGAIVAAGAVVSKDVPPYTIVGGVPAKPIKRRFTETQEEALMEIAWWDWSHDQLKERLTDFRNLPIDGFIEKYR, encoded by the coding sequence ATGTCCGCACCGCACCAAAAACCCGGCCTGACCGAAGCCCCCAATGTCCACCCTGACGCGGTCGTTCAGAACTGTGAGCTCGGTAAGTGGACGGAAGTCGGCGCGCTGACCGAAATGCGCGAAAGCCAGATGGACGATTATTCCTACATTGTTCAGGAAGGGGATGTGGTCTGGTCAACGATTGGCAAGTTCTGCTCGATTGCCCGGCGGGTGCGTCTCAATCCGGGAAATCATGCCACCTGGCGCGCGTCACAACATCACTTTAGCTATCGGGCGGCCGCCTATGGGCTGGGTGATGATGACCAGGAGTTCTTTCAATGGCGCAAGGACGATTGGGTCACAATCGGCCACGATGTCTGGATCGGTCATAATGTGACGGTTCTGGCCGGAGTCACAATCGGGACCGGGGCAATCGTTGCCGCAGGCGCGGTCGTGTCGAAAGACGTTCCGCCCTATACGATTGTCGGCGGTGTTCCGGCGAAACCAATCAAACGCCGGTTTACGGAAACCCAGGAAGAGGCTCTGATGGAGATCGCCTGGTGGGATTGGAGCCACGATCAGTTGAAGGAGCGCTTGACCGATTTTCGCAATTTGCCGATCGACGGATTCATAGAGAAGTATCGCTGA
- a CDS encoding VOC family protein, whose product MTYLLNRLTLYARDVEAVAEFYCRHFGYTARPADGGLIELHSLDEGCQLLLHPLAKGRKAGQTLVKLVFQVEDVVSEKSVLAKKGLEFGPIHQGNGYQFANTKDPAGNAVSISNRVFRGS is encoded by the coding sequence GTGACATATCTTCTCAATCGCCTGACACTCTACGCTCGTGATGTGGAAGCCGTTGCCGAATTTTATTGTCGGCACTTCGGCTACACAGCGAGGCCTGCAGATGGCGGTTTGATTGAGCTGCATAGCCTTGACGAAGGATGCCAACTCCTTCTGCATCCATTGGCAAAAGGCCGGAAAGCCGGACAAACCCTCGTTAAACTGGTTTTTCAGGTCGAAGATGTTGTTTCTGAGAAATCGGTCCTTGCCAAAAAAGGACTGGAATTCGGCCCGATACACCAGGGCAACGGATATCAATTTGCCAATACCAAGGATCCGGCTGGCAACGCAGTATCCATCTCAAACAGGGTTTTTAGGGGTTCCTGA
- a CDS encoding helix-turn-helix domain-containing protein has product MFDPGTALSRNLGPSLRRWRVLNRVKQQALADELGVSQSKVSRWESGASEPDGLDRSKVERLLLARPNSAADRALVELVSGNSAPVHLVCDLSHKLLAVSPARAQDWHAGVKELMDRPLWPYASEGIQTAEQSLGVKGWFEPHTPDVVFSTERADFPEMTIPESRIRITRLALSDGRFARLVRDDTARLA; this is encoded by the coding sequence ATGTTTGATCCTGGCACCGCGCTTTCAAGAAACCTCGGCCCGTCCCTTCGCCGCTGGCGGGTGCTCAATCGCGTCAAACAGCAGGCACTGGCCGATGAGCTCGGGGTGTCCCAATCCAAAGTCTCGCGCTGGGAAAGCGGTGCTTCAGAGCCTGACGGACTTGACCGCTCCAAAGTGGAACGGCTGTTGCTCGCGCGACCCAACAGTGCAGCAGACCGGGCCTTGGTGGAGCTTGTCAGCGGTAACAGCGCGCCGGTTCATCTGGTGTGCGATCTCAGCCACAAGCTGCTTGCCGTCTCCCCTGCCCGGGCGCAGGACTGGCATGCGGGCGTGAAAGAGCTAATGGATCGCCCGCTTTGGCCTTATGCGTCGGAAGGGATCCAGACAGCCGAACAGAGCCTTGGCGTAAAGGGCTGGTTCGAACCTCACACACCAGACGTCGTGTTTTCAACGGAGCGCGCTGATTTTCCGGAGATGACGATCCCGGAAAGCCGGATCCGGATCACGCGGCTCGCCCTGTCCGACGGGCGCTTTGCCCGGCTTGTGCGGGACGACACTGCCCGGCTTGCATAA
- a CDS encoding HD domain-containing protein has product MNSKSNGNHAPFIDHGRLTGLLAFFQAAEQLKDTLRSGTSRSGRAESTAEHSWRLCLMVLLFEKDIVGVDIKKLLKLCVLHDLGEAISGDVPAPHQSDGDNRQERERRDFQALCADLPDDVASDFMVLWDEYADAVTPEAQLAKAFDKLETMLQHQLMPAADADFHAFNLSYGRDRTEVFPLTRQIRERVDARTKELIKDRKSAQNA; this is encoded by the coding sequence ATGAACAGCAAATCCAACGGCAACCACGCCCCCTTTATTGACCATGGCCGGCTGACCGGTCTTCTTGCCTTTTTTCAGGCAGCCGAACAGCTCAAGGACACTTTGCGATCCGGCACCAGCCGGAGCGGTCGAGCGGAGAGTACTGCGGAGCACAGCTGGCGGCTGTGTTTGATGGTTCTGCTCTTTGAGAAAGACATCGTTGGTGTCGATATCAAAAAGCTGCTCAAGTTGTGTGTTCTTCATGACCTTGGCGAAGCAATCTCTGGTGATGTTCCAGCCCCGCACCAATCGGACGGCGACAACCGGCAGGAGCGCGAAAGACGGGACTTTCAAGCGCTGTGTGCCGACCTGCCCGATGACGTGGCCAGTGATTTCATGGTGCTTTGGGACGAATACGCCGATGCCGTGACACCAGAAGCGCAACTTGCCAAAGCCTTCGATAAGCTGGAAACCATGCTGCAGCACCAGCTCATGCCGGCTGCCGATGCCGATTTCCATGCCTTCAATTTGAGTTATGGACGAGACCGGACTGAGGTCTTTCCCCTCACACGCCAGATTCGCGAACGGGTCGACGCTCGAACAAAAGAGCTCATAAAAGACCGTAAAAGCGCCCAAAATGCTTAG
- a CDS encoding SpoIIAA family protein produces the protein MYEILPRSDGAVLGVKVSGTLTIEEEKELIAKADELVSTYGKVSFVVVLGEHVGVSLKAVASDIKWIITHMDKIARVAVVTDSKFVSALVDIDAAFANLAGIKEQHFSTAELDAAWDWIEETMPTP, from the coding sequence ATGTACGAGATTTTGCCACGCAGCGACGGAGCCGTGCTCGGTGTGAAGGTTTCCGGCACGCTGACGATAGAGGAAGAAAAAGAGCTGATTGCCAAGGCGGATGAATTGGTCTCAACCTATGGCAAGGTGAGTTTTGTGGTGGTTCTTGGCGAACATGTCGGTGTCTCACTGAAAGCAGTGGCGTCCGACATCAAATGGATCATAACCCATATGGACAAGATCGCGCGGGTTGCCGTTGTGACAGACAGCAAATTTGTCTCGGCGCTCGTGGATATAGACGCCGCCTTCGCAAACCTGGCCGGCATTAAGGAACAACACTTTTCAACTGCCGAACTCGACGCCGCCTGGGATTGGATCGAGGAAACGATGCCTACGCCGTGA